Proteins encoded within one genomic window of Brachybacterium sp. P6-10-X1:
- a CDS encoding DUF6545 domain-containing protein → MMPVSWPYIAAALVSTVLGIERLRRLHGEQITLTQKALIVSMFAVGIGGVAYGTTSITAEFYNVGFVVWHIAASILIGALEIIFLTLRAERVDGVLVRRAVARSAIVTLLLVVAWVEGLLDAGVASSNVIPGDRDFAAIVNLIIFPLHAIWGLAQGVRSSASRIPKEFHRRPVSTIALFMVSIGLAGFIAINVILVVFLNLGQTVGMDKVLAFSPFALGVCVAGAVLLVFGERVLEEISARVELFRLKPLWVRVVELTPQKFHLNVRHLPASARLQRAYVEISDAICTLRVDLDGHPDVEAIVSALRLGEFSADPSAPTLSQALPVRANRREDLELIGALAKVYRERAH, encoded by the coding sequence ATGATGCCGGTAAGCTGGCCATACATTGCTGCCGCGCTCGTCTCGACGGTTCTTGGCATCGAGCGCCTACGGCGACTTCACGGCGAACAGATTACTTTGACACAGAAGGCGCTGATCGTGTCAATGTTTGCGGTTGGGATAGGTGGAGTCGCCTACGGGACAACGTCGATCACTGCCGAATTTTACAATGTTGGGTTTGTCGTGTGGCATATCGCCGCGAGCATCTTGATCGGCGCCCTGGAGATCATCTTCCTGACCTTGCGAGCCGAGCGCGTAGATGGCGTGCTCGTGCGTCGAGCCGTGGCACGTTCGGCGATCGTGACCCTGCTGCTCGTGGTTGCGTGGGTGGAAGGGTTGCTCGACGCGGGAGTCGCCAGCTCGAACGTCATTCCAGGAGACCGGGATTTCGCCGCCATCGTGAACTTGATCATTTTCCCGCTCCATGCTATTTGGGGCCTTGCCCAGGGAGTTCGTTCCAGTGCCTCTCGAATACCAAAGGAGTTCCATCGGAGGCCCGTCAGCACAATCGCGCTTTTTATGGTGTCAATCGGTCTGGCCGGATTCATTGCGATCAACGTCATTCTCGTCGTCTTCCTTAACCTGGGGCAGACGGTCGGCATGGACAAGGTCCTTGCTTTTTCCCCTTTCGCTTTGGGTGTCTGCGTTGCGGGCGCCGTGCTCTTAGTTTTCGGAGAGAGAGTGCTGGAAGAGATATCGGCGCGGGTCGAGCTTTTCCGACTGAAGCCGCTGTGGGTTCGCGTCGTCGAGCTTACGCCACAGAAATTTCATCTCAACGTGCGCCACCTGCCCGCATCTGCACGTCTGCAGCGCGCGTACGTGGAGATCTCCGACGCAATATGCACTCTTCGCGTTGACCTGGACGGTCATCCCGACGTCGAGGCGATCGTCTCGGCATTACGCCTCGGCGAGTTCTCCGCGGATCCCTCGGCGCCGACGCTGTCGCAGGCACTTCCAGTCCGCGCGAATCGCAGAGAAGACCTGGAGCTCATCGGGGCTCTCGCGAAGGTATACCGCGAGCGAGCGCACTGA
- a CDS encoding cation-translocating P-type ATPase, translating to MTDPQVDSVDVRNGDDDDGPWWKDREVLLPVLSGIAFLSGLLCEWSGAEIPALALFWSGLLLGASTFTPGAIRALFKGKLGISLLMTISAVGAVILGYIEEAAALAFLYSIAEALEDKAMDRARGGLRALLKLVPDIATVSIDGTWTPLAARDLTAGQVMLVRAGERIATDGIVRSGHSSVDTSAISGESIPVEVEPGNEVSAGVINNAGALEVEATAAGTDNSLTTIVELVEQAQAEKGDRARLADRIARPLVPGVLILATLVALLGSLFGDPELWITRALVVLVAASPCALAISVPITVVAAIGSASKFGVVIKSGAIFERFGGIRHVALDKTGTLTRNEPTVTAVLTIDAVESEVVGWAAALEQHSTHPLAAAITAAAPGAPTATEVMEQAGQGIQGVVGEAVITVGSPRWLASGALAEQVEELEAQGMTVVIVHHKHEPVGAIGVRDELRPEVPEVIRTLSGRGTGITMLTGDNLRTAQALANQAGISDVRAALRPEDKAAAVSELSRTAPVAMIGDGINDAPALAAADIGIAMGATGSDAAIESADVAFTGHDLRLLPAAFDHARRGRRIMNQNIVLSLLIIVVLLPLALSGVLGLAAVVLVHEVAEVVVIANGMRAARTRRRAASQGSYSLVREDLRKSTTTGGQA from the coding sequence GTGACGGATCCGCAGGTGGACAGCGTCGACGTCAGGAATGGCGACGATGACGACGGGCCCTGGTGGAAGGACCGCGAGGTGCTCCTTCCCGTGCTCTCCGGCATCGCGTTCCTCTCGGGTCTCCTTTGTGAGTGGTCCGGAGCGGAGATTCCTGCTCTGGCGCTCTTCTGGAGTGGCCTGCTCCTGGGCGCCTCAACGTTCACGCCCGGCGCGATCCGGGCGCTGTTCAAGGGCAAGCTCGGCATCAGTCTGCTGATGACAATCAGCGCAGTCGGTGCGGTGATCCTCGGCTACATCGAGGAAGCTGCGGCGCTGGCGTTCCTGTACTCGATCGCAGAAGCGCTGGAGGACAAGGCGATGGATCGGGCTCGTGGCGGACTGCGGGCGCTGTTGAAGCTGGTCCCCGACATCGCGACCGTCTCCATCGACGGTACGTGGACTCCGCTCGCCGCAAGAGATCTGACAGCGGGCCAGGTGATGCTGGTGCGCGCCGGTGAGCGGATCGCGACGGACGGGATCGTGCGCTCGGGACATAGCAGCGTGGACACTTCCGCGATCTCCGGTGAGTCGATTCCCGTCGAGGTCGAACCGGGCAATGAGGTCTCCGCAGGGGTGATCAACAACGCCGGCGCACTCGAGGTCGAGGCGACAGCAGCAGGGACGGACAACTCGCTGACGACCATCGTGGAGCTGGTCGAGCAGGCCCAAGCCGAGAAGGGCGACCGCGCCCGTCTCGCCGACCGTATCGCCCGCCCGCTGGTCCCTGGAGTGTTGATCCTTGCGACTTTGGTCGCGCTGCTCGGATCGTTGTTCGGCGATCCGGAGTTGTGGATCACCCGCGCGCTGGTCGTCCTGGTCGCCGCATCGCCGTGCGCGTTGGCGATCTCCGTGCCGATCACCGTGGTCGCGGCGATCGGCTCGGCCAGCAAGTTCGGGGTGGTCATCAAGTCCGGAGCGATCTTCGAACGCTTCGGCGGCATCCGCCACGTCGCTCTCGACAAGACGGGCACCCTGACCCGTAATGAGCCGACCGTCACCGCCGTCCTTACTATCGATGCCGTCGAGAGCGAGGTAGTGGGCTGGGCGGCCGCGCTCGAGCAGCACAGCACCCACCCGCTGGCCGCCGCGATCACCGCCGCTGCGCCCGGAGCGCCGACGGCGACGGAAGTGATGGAGCAGGCCGGCCAGGGCATCCAGGGAGTCGTCGGTGAAGCGGTGATCACGGTCGGAAGCCCGCGCTGGCTGGCATCGGGCGCCCTCGCGGAGCAAGTGGAGGAGCTCGAGGCTCAGGGGATGACTGTGGTGATCGTGCACCACAAGCATGAGCCGGTCGGCGCGATCGGAGTGCGCGATGAGCTGCGGCCAGAAGTTCCCGAGGTGATCCGCACCCTGAGCGGACGAGGCACCGGGATCACCATGCTCACTGGAGACAACCTGCGCACCGCGCAAGCCCTCGCGAACCAGGCCGGGATCAGCGATGTGCGGGCCGCGCTGCGCCCCGAGGACAAGGCCGCCGCGGTCAGTGAGCTCTCCCGTACCGCTCCGGTGGCGATGATCGGAGACGGCATCAACGACGCCCCGGCACTGGCCGCCGCGGATATCGGGATCGCGATGGGTGCCACCGGTTCGGATGCAGCCATCGAGTCGGCCGACGTTGCGTTTACCGGGCACGACCTGCGTCTCCTCCCGGCCGCGTTCGACCATGCCCGTCGTGGACGACGCATCATGAACCAGAATATCGTCCTGTCGCTGCTGATCATCGTCGTGCTCCTACCTCTTGCACTGAGTGGCGTCCTCGGTCTCGCCGCGGTCGTCCTGGTCCACGAGGTCGCCGAGGTCGTCGTCATCGCCAACGGAATGCGCGCTGCTCGGACGCGCAGACGCGCCGCTTCGCAGGGGTCATACAGCCTCGTCAGAGAGGATCTGCGAAAGTCGACGACCACAGGAGGACAGGCATGA
- a CDS encoding helix-turn-helix transcriptional regulator has product MLTIASRLDVMNRLGRAMADPTRSRILLTLLAAPSYPAVLSRELELTRPNVSNHLSCLRDCGIVVAEPEGRQTRYEIADPHLTAALNALVEVTLAVDESAVCLNPTCSVPGCCDAEALA; this is encoded by the coding sequence ATGCTGACTATTGCTTCTCGCTTGGACGTCATGAACCGGTTGGGTCGCGCGATGGCCGATCCGACGCGGTCACGAATCTTGCTGACACTGCTGGCAGCTCCGAGCTATCCAGCGGTGCTCTCACGCGAGCTTGAGCTGACGCGGCCGAACGTGTCGAACCATCTGAGCTGTCTCCGGGACTGCGGGATCGTGGTCGCTGAGCCGGAGGGTCGGCAGACCCGGTATGAGATCGCCGATCCGCATCTCACCGCCGCGTTGAACGCGCTGGTCGAGGTGACTCTCGCGGTCGATGAGAGTGCAGTGTGCCTGAATCCTACTTGCTCGGTTCCGGGCTGCTGCGATGCGGAGGCACTCGCGTGA
- a CDS encoding HNH endonuclease family protein yields the protein MSTAKKRPSRLAGLVRLLLLLGAVALAALSIGARTSDISEVFDHVRDSLLGSSPAQAASEGQWLQSGATSIDPQQLASLDVAQQDRSDDDYERAEFGDGWESTGDGCDVRDTILDRDLVEVAYEAGSDCEVTDGTLHDPYTGTKIQGDLSESIQIDHIVSLSDAWYSGAEDWSAEKRESFANDLDNLVAVDASANMSKSDDSIAEWYTDWDPPSETAQCRYAAQYVDVLASYDLSVTSDDYKLLKKLESDCKDLA from the coding sequence ATGAGCACCGCGAAGAAGAGACCATCGCGCCTGGCAGGCCTTGTCCGACTCCTCCTCCTGCTGGGTGCTGTGGCGCTGGCCGCGCTGTCCATCGGGGCACGTACTTCGGACATCTCGGAGGTCTTCGACCACGTGCGCGACAGCCTGCTGGGCTCGTCCCCGGCACAGGCCGCATCGGAGGGCCAGTGGCTGCAGTCCGGGGCGACGAGCATCGACCCGCAGCAGCTGGCGAGCCTCGATGTCGCCCAGCAGGATCGCTCCGACGACGACTACGAGCGGGCTGAGTTCGGCGACGGCTGGGAGAGCACCGGGGACGGCTGCGACGTGCGCGACACGATCCTGGATCGTGACCTGGTGGAGGTGGCCTACGAGGCCGGGTCCGACTGCGAGGTCACCGACGGGACGCTGCACGATCCGTACACCGGGACGAAGATCCAGGGGGACCTGAGCGAGAGCATCCAGATCGACCACATCGTCTCCCTCTCCGATGCCTGGTACTCCGGCGCCGAGGACTGGAGCGCCGAGAAGCGCGAATCCTTTGCCAACGACCTGGACAACCTTGTCGCCGTCGACGCCTCGGCGAACATGTCCAAGAGCGACGACTCCATCGCCGAGTGGTACACCGACTGGGACCCGCCCAGCGAGACCGCGCAGTGCCGGTATGCGGCCCAGTACGTGGATGTCCTGGCCAGCTATGACCTGTCGGTGACCAGTGACGACTACAAGCTGCTGAAGAAGCTCGAGAGCGACTGCAAGGACCTCGCCTGA
- a CDS encoding DapH/DapD/GlmU-related protein, whose translation MATTKTRAGTGAKVRKRDTGEAGNRGEFGTVTRGEAEVAVPASGTGSGPRVGEEVEIDPSARIDEGVTVGDDAVIGADVTIGPDVTIGEGVVVGDGSTISAGTNIADGARLVEAITVGEGVTIGEDSTIQARATLGDGVILGEEVCVGTESRIGRDVQIEPDTRIGANVTIDENATVGEASEIEKSAKVRHSARIGEQSTIGKSAELQASTVLGDGTSIGSRSRLAGTFGDGLKVGTRSRLLGGATWGHDVEVGDGVKVQVDERSRFADGTNLADKASLSNSCVRGELSMGEDATVAGGKESPGTLDGDVAIGASATLNGAFRVRHGVEVGESAQIDGPKGGFPEDVATELDADCEVMDRARIQPGARLGERTLVGSSAEVGTQVVTGVGTEIGNRATVGDFSRLNGSMISDGAHIGHGVETEHAAYVGEGTVVEDNAVIEPYARVVDDGYVPRGAVVRESEARASRRGPVSPTGWT comes from the coding sequence ATGGCGACGACGAAGACCCGAGCAGGCACCGGTGCGAAGGTGCGCAAGCGCGACACCGGGGAGGCTGGCAACCGAGGCGAGTTCGGGACCGTCACGCGCGGGGAGGCCGAGGTGGCGGTCCCGGCGTCGGGAACCGGTTCCGGCCCCCGGGTCGGCGAGGAAGTCGAGATCGACCCCAGCGCCCGGATCGACGAGGGCGTCACCGTCGGTGACGATGCCGTCATCGGCGCGGACGTGACCATCGGACCGGATGTCACAATCGGCGAGGGCGTCGTGGTCGGTGACGGGTCCACGATCAGCGCCGGCACGAACATCGCAGACGGGGCCCGGCTGGTCGAAGCCATCACGGTGGGCGAGGGGGTCACGATCGGCGAGGACTCGACCATCCAGGCACGCGCCACGCTCGGAGACGGCGTGATCCTCGGCGAGGAGGTCTGCGTCGGCACCGAGTCACGGATCGGCCGCGACGTGCAGATCGAGCCGGACACTCGCATCGGTGCGAACGTGACCATCGACGAGAATGCCACCGTCGGGGAGGCCAGCGAGATCGAGAAAAGTGCAAAGGTCCGCCACTCCGCCCGCATCGGCGAGCAGTCCACCATCGGGAAGTCCGCAGAGCTCCAGGCGAGCACGGTCCTCGGCGACGGCACCAGCATCGGGTCCCGCAGCCGACTGGCGGGCACCTTCGGTGACGGGTTGAAGGTCGGGACCCGCAGCCGGCTGCTCGGCGGAGCCACATGGGGCCATGATGTCGAGGTCGGCGACGGGGTGAAGGTCCAGGTCGATGAGCGGTCCCGCTTCGCCGACGGCACCAACCTGGCGGACAAGGCCTCGCTCAGCAACTCCTGCGTGCGGGGCGAGCTGTCGATGGGCGAGGACGCGACGGTCGCGGGAGGGAAGGAGAGCCCCGGCACGTTGGACGGTGATGTCGCCATCGGGGCCAGCGCGACCCTGAACGGTGCGTTCCGGGTCCGCCACGGCGTGGAGGTCGGCGAGTCCGCGCAGATCGACGGACCGAAGGGAGGTTTCCCGGAGGACGTCGCCACCGAGCTCGACGCTGACTGCGAGGTGATGGACCGCGCGCGGATCCAGCCGGGCGCGCGGCTGGGGGAGCGCACCCTCGTCGGCTCCTCTGCCGAGGTCGGCACGCAGGTGGTTACTGGGGTGGGCACCGAGATCGGGAACCGTGCCACTGTCGGGGACTTCTCCCGCCTGAACGGGTCGATGATCAGCGACGGCGCCCACATCGGGCACGGGGTCGAGACCGAGCACGCTGCGTACGTGGGGGAGGGGACCGTTGTCGAGGACAACGCCGTGATCGAGCCCTACGCCCGCGTCGTCGATGACGGCTACGTGCCGCGTGGCGCTGTGGTCCGCGAGAGCGAGGCCCGAGCGTCCCGCCGGGGACCGGTGTCGCCCACTGGCTGGACATGA
- a CDS encoding thioredoxin domain-containing protein produces the protein MSRSVKLTLGLIAVAAVVFAGFVIFLDPKEDQADSSEATGAATGQLVREDSPRLSEGGEAVFVEYLDFECEACLSLYPAVEEIRAEYGDRVTFVVRYLPLHGNSVEAAKAAEAAGEQGEFEAMYKALFENADEWSHQETSQREAFFGYAEELGLDMERFEQVYDDPATLARIEQSAADAEALGVTSTPTFFVDGERLEPTRVEDLTDPLDAALEG, from the coding sequence ATGAGCAGGAGCGTCAAGCTCACCCTGGGACTGATTGCCGTGGCCGCCGTGGTTTTCGCAGGGTTCGTGATCTTCCTGGACCCGAAGGAAGACCAGGCCGATTCCTCGGAGGCCACCGGAGCCGCGACGGGGCAGCTCGTGCGAGAGGACAGCCCGCGGCTGTCGGAGGGTGGCGAGGCCGTCTTCGTGGAGTACCTCGACTTCGAGTGTGAGGCCTGTCTCTCCCTGTATCCCGCGGTCGAAGAGATTCGTGCCGAGTACGGCGACCGGGTGACTTTCGTGGTGCGGTACCTGCCATTGCACGGAAATTCTGTCGAAGCCGCCAAGGCGGCTGAGGCCGCCGGGGAGCAGGGCGAATTCGAGGCCATGTACAAGGCGCTGTTCGAGAACGCCGACGAGTGGAGTCATCAGGAGACGTCGCAGCGGGAAGCGTTCTTCGGGTATGCCGAGGAGCTCGGGCTCGACATGGAGCGCTTCGAGCAGGTCTATGACGATCCGGCCACCCTCGCGCGCATCGAGCAGAGTGCTGCCGACGCCGAGGCGCTCGGTGTCACCAGCACCCCCACCTTCTTCGTCGACGGGGAGCGCCTGGAGCCTACCCGGGTCGAGGACCTCACGGATCCTCTCGATGCCGCGCTCGAAGGCTGA